Proteins encoded within one genomic window of Chlamydiota bacterium:
- a CDS encoding gamma-glutamylcyclotransferase, producing MSDDGPVDLFVYGTLAYDRTMRALTGRIFPKRPCVLRGYRRVTPPYGYAYIVPQEGETVRGWLVEGIPRAQLAALDAYEAEGDMYRRLPVTCVRGGETRRAHAYVANPDRIGRYLGDGEPAAADAAVLVDEILEEEAARLTGRRPGPEEMVVLRELLGGTIEELCAAARGGRPPGREEIRRALRHPGIPTLAPLWRPDHPARPYAAAYLRLTARQIVFSHTEARILSRFGDLVAAPEGFYAHASSAHAALDCLNRSGGELDRLIERDGCGTLREGREYLDYAVRAIAVAARLFDANDAAATCRLAVREAQPGSAPLGAELEFSPLGAAAIGAAPGMDPLFDGFYWTADFDLLRRGWKLGMHVDTHRAACPPGERCRGFLEYALGRLKIAGDLSMPVTNDPRLLASLIREAAAFCGVRPHSLHLSIEIPPGLRSGPPPRRADLLCLLLLGGDLRRDRSGAVRETRIHNREIEDPRGGLYFSRENLHSPDGEIQSKVIEYQFPRLRTGRDFTPLIVALKGFQFAGNPPPVNPFMEGGDYRPDQPLLRDLKRWAASPSPLPDEALSGFLGRVEEGLQVEASGAPAHTPAFIRNALVSIAHELREANSALR from the coding sequence ATGAGCGACGACGGCCCGGTCGACCTGTTCGTGTACGGCACGCTGGCCTACGACCGCACGATGCGCGCCCTCACCGGGAGGATCTTCCCGAAGAGGCCGTGCGTCCTCCGCGGCTACCGGCGCGTCACGCCGCCGTACGGCTACGCCTACATCGTCCCGCAGGAGGGGGAGACGGTGAGGGGGTGGCTCGTGGAGGGGATCCCCCGCGCGCAGCTCGCGGCGCTCGACGCGTACGAGGCGGAGGGGGACATGTACCGCCGCCTGCCGGTGACCTGCGTGCGGGGCGGGGAGACCCGTCGCGCGCACGCCTACGTGGCAAATCCGGATCGGATCGGGCGCTACCTCGGCGACGGGGAGCCCGCCGCCGCGGACGCCGCGGTCCTCGTCGACGAGATCCTCGAGGAGGAGGCCGCGCGTTTGACGGGGAGACGCCCCGGCCCCGAGGAGATGGTCGTCCTGCGGGAACTGCTCGGAGGGACGATCGAGGAGCTGTGCGCCGCCGCGCGCGGCGGAAGGCCGCCGGGCCGCGAGGAGATACGCCGCGCCCTGCGCCATCCCGGCATCCCCACGCTCGCCCCGCTGTGGAGGCCCGACCACCCGGCCCGCCCGTACGCGGCCGCGTACCTGCGCCTGACGGCCCGGCAGATCGTCTTCAGCCACACGGAGGCGCGGATCCTGTCGCGCTTCGGCGATCTGGTCGCCGCCCCGGAGGGGTTCTACGCGCACGCGTCGAGCGCCCATGCCGCCCTCGACTGTCTGAATCGAAGCGGCGGCGAGCTCGACCGGCTCATCGAGCGGGACGGCTGCGGGACGCTGCGGGAAGGACGGGAGTACCTCGACTACGCCGTCCGGGCCATCGCCGTCGCGGCGCGCCTCTTCGACGCAAACGATGCGGCGGCGACCTGCCGGCTCGCCGTGCGCGAGGCGCAGCCGGGGAGCGCGCCGCTCGGCGCGGAGCTCGAGTTCAGCCCGCTCGGCGCCGCGGCGATCGGCGCCGCGCCGGGGATGGATCCCCTGTTCGACGGCTTTTACTGGACCGCCGACTTCGACCTGCTCAGGCGCGGCTGGAAGCTCGGGATGCACGTGGACACGCATCGGGCGGCCTGCCCCCCCGGGGAGCGGTGCCGCGGATTCCTCGAGTACGCGCTCGGGCGCCTGAAGATCGCCGGCGACCTGTCCATGCCGGTGACGAACGACCCGCGCCTCCTCGCCTCCCTCATCCGTGAGGCGGCTGCGTTCTGCGGGGTGCGGCCCCACAGCCTCCACCTCTCGATCGAGATCCCCCCGGGGCTTCGCAGCGGGCCTCCGCCGCGTCGCGCCGACCTGCTCTGCCTGCTGCTCCTCGGCGGGGATCTCCGGCGGGACCGGAGCGGCGCCGTGCGGGAGACGCGCATCCACAACCGGGAGATCGAGGACCCCCGGGGCGGGCTCTACTTCTCGCGCGAGAATCTCCACTCGCCGGACGGGGAGATACAGTCCAAGGTCATCGAGTACCAGTTCCCCCGGCTCAGGACCGGGCGCGACTTCACGCCGCTCATCGTCGCGCTGAAGGGGTTCCAGTTCGCCGGCAACCCGCCGCCCGTCAACCCGTTCATGGAGGGGGGCGACTATCGCCCCGACCAGCCGCTGCTCCGGGATCTGAAGCGGTGGGCCGCCTCCCCCTCCCCGCTCCCGGACGAGGCGCTCTCCGGTTTCCTCGGCCGCGTCGAGGAGGGGCTTCAGGTCGAGGCGTCCGGCGCCCCCGCGCACACCCCGGCGTTCATCCGGAACGCGCTCGTTTCGATAGCACACGAACTCCGCGAGGCGAACAGCGCGCTGCGCTGA
- a CDS encoding glycosyltransferase family 39 protein, giving the protein MSRPRLYPLGAAVILSVPLVLSALSVRRLSITYDEPCHFRYGYQLLVERTARRFADSTMPVSALNALPRAAGALCAPFPGARAAARRLHDPKSGRWATILAALLLGALVCRWARELYGPAAGLFSLSLYAFDPNIIAHGMLVTTDLYAALLMTAALYCFWRFEARPGPARGAACAFALGLAQLAKHAAFLLYPVFLVIACARHAGGLRRRIAARDLRGLVGRAAAAAGWAILFAGASAAVISAGFLFEGVGAPLESYAFKSRFFAAARARAGPLARLPLPLPAPYLEGLDWSRHYDETGGVSGNLYLFKELRPRGTGFPGYYLAAFVFKTPLALQACLAAALVALPGRRRRARFMDDELFLLAPLAAAAVWFAFFFRTQVGVRYILFVYPLIQILCGGLVAGWERFGPARRAALLAAPVLLLSSTLSWHPHFIPYFNELVPDRTRCHEILADSNIDWGQAEWYLRRWRRTHPEAVVNPERPVAGRVVVGVNLLTGVFLPERYRWLRENFSPTGHVAHAYLIYDVAPEELERLGLGEGELSAPPAPRGPRRSSPGTGPPR; this is encoded by the coding sequence ATGTCGCGCCCCCGCCTCTATCCGCTCGGCGCGGCGGTCATCCTCTCCGTGCCGCTCGTCCTCTCGGCCCTGAGCGTCCGGCGCCTCTCGATCACCTACGACGAGCCGTGCCATTTTCGGTACGGGTACCAGCTGCTCGTCGAGCGCACCGCCCGGCGTTTCGCGGACTCGACGATGCCCGTCTCCGCGCTGAACGCCCTCCCGCGCGCCGCGGGGGCGCTCTGTGCCCCGTTCCCCGGCGCACGGGCCGCGGCGCGACGTCTGCACGACCCGAAGAGCGGGCGCTGGGCGACGATCCTCGCCGCCCTGCTCCTCGGCGCCCTGGTCTGCCGCTGGGCCCGGGAGCTCTACGGGCCGGCCGCGGGCCTCTTCTCCCTCTCCCTGTACGCGTTCGACCCCAACATCATCGCGCACGGCATGCTCGTCACCACCGACCTCTACGCCGCCCTCCTGATGACGGCCGCCCTGTACTGTTTCTGGCGGTTCGAGGCGCGCCCCGGCCCGGCGCGGGGGGCGGCGTGCGCCTTCGCGCTCGGCCTCGCCCAACTCGCCAAGCACGCCGCCTTCCTCCTCTACCCGGTCTTTCTGGTCATCGCGTGCGCGCGCCATGCGGGGGGGCTGCGGCGGCGGATCGCCGCGCGGGATCTCCGCGGGCTCGTCGGGCGCGCGGCGGCCGCCGCGGGGTGGGCGATCCTCTTCGCCGGGGCGAGCGCGGCCGTGATCAGCGCGGGATTCCTCTTCGAGGGGGTCGGCGCCCCGCTCGAGTCGTACGCGTTCAAGAGCCGGTTCTTCGCCGCGGCGCGGGCGCGCGCGGGACCCCTCGCCCGCCTCCCGCTCCCGCTGCCGGCGCCGTACCTCGAGGGGCTCGACTGGTCGCGTCACTACGACGAGACCGGGGGGGTCTCGGGGAATCTGTACCTGTTCAAGGAACTCAGGCCGCGGGGGACCGGATTCCCCGGCTACTATCTCGCCGCCTTCGTCTTCAAGACGCCGCTCGCGCTCCAGGCGTGCCTCGCGGCGGCGCTCGTCGCCCTCCCGGGGCGGCGGCGCAGGGCGCGGTTCATGGACGACGAGCTGTTCCTGCTGGCGCCGCTGGCCGCCGCCGCCGTCTGGTTCGCGTTCTTCTTCCGCACCCAGGTGGGGGTGCGCTACATCCTGTTCGTCTACCCGCTCATCCAGATTCTCTGCGGAGGCCTCGTCGCGGGGTGGGAGCGATTCGGCCCCGCGCGGAGGGCGGCGCTCCTCGCGGCCCCCGTGCTGCTCCTCTCATCGACCCTCTCCTGGCACCCCCACTTCATCCCGTACTTCAACGAACTCGTCCCTGACCGCACCCGCTGCCACGAGATCCTGGCGGACTCCAACATCGACTGGGGGCAGGCCGAATGGTATCTGCGGCGATGGCGGAGAACGCACCCGGAGGCGGTCGTGAACCCCGAGAGGCCGGTGGCGGGGAGGGTGGTGGTCGGGGTCAACCTGCTCACGGGGGTCTTCCTCCCGGAGCGCTACCGGTGGCTGCGGGAGAACTTCTCGCCGACGGGGCACGTGGCGCACGCGTATCTGATCTACGACGTCGCCCCGGAGGAGCTCGAGCGGCTCGGGCTCGGGGAGGGGGAGCTCAGCGCGCCACCCGCGCCCCGCGGACCTCGACGGTCTTCACCCGGTACCGGTCCGCCTCGGTGA
- a CDS encoding HlyC/CorC family transporter, which yields MILGGIAVILLCLLLQAFFAGSEMALISCNRLRIRHRAELGQRMARIVQRFLDEPRNLLATTLVGYNVTVVIGSCILNNMVSHVVPRNLENLVSIAIYWPFVLIVGQIIPMAYGRQYANTLCILCAAPLRAAYYALFPLVWTASTMGKGISMLFTRGRSKKNPFVTKEEIELLLKESHASGVLRREEKEMIEEIFRFGKTTVREAMVPLIEVTAAPESATVGDLLALLDEDGHSRIPIYRDRIDRITGVINATDLAGVPEEARAGEIARPPHVIPESASIETALADLQAAGRHIAIVVNEYGGAAGVLTMEDIVEEIVGEIDDEYDTEEPAGWRKGADSIVVDARMRVERFNALFQDRMPVGVAETVAGFVTHLFGRVPSPGDEVAYENLRFRVTEADRYRVKTVEVRGARVAR from the coding sequence ATGATCCTCGGCGGAATCGCCGTCATCCTGCTCTGCCTGCTCCTCCAGGCGTTCTTCGCCGGCTCCGAGATGGCGCTGATCTCCTGCAACCGGCTGCGGATCCGCCACCGCGCCGAGCTCGGCCAGCGGATGGCGCGCATCGTCCAGCGGTTCCTCGACGAGCCGAGGAACCTGCTCGCCACCACCCTCGTGGGCTACAACGTCACCGTGGTCATCGGTTCCTGCATCCTCAACAACATGGTCTCGCACGTCGTGCCGAGGAATCTGGAGAACCTCGTCTCCATCGCCATCTACTGGCCGTTCGTGCTCATCGTCGGGCAGATCATCCCGATGGCCTACGGGCGCCAGTACGCCAACACGCTCTGCATCCTCTGCGCGGCCCCGCTCCGCGCCGCCTACTACGCCCTCTTCCCCCTCGTCTGGACCGCCTCGACGATGGGCAAGGGGATCTCGATGCTCTTCACCCGCGGGCGGTCGAAAAAGAACCCGTTCGTGACCAAGGAGGAGATCGAGCTCCTGCTCAAGGAGAGCCACGCCTCGGGGGTCCTGCGGCGGGAGGAGAAGGAGATGATCGAGGAGATCTTCCGCTTCGGCAAGACCACGGTCCGGGAGGCGATGGTCCCGCTCATCGAGGTCACGGCCGCCCCGGAGTCGGCGACCGTCGGGGACCTCCTCGCGCTCCTCGACGAGGACGGCCACTCGCGCATCCCGATCTATCGGGACCGGATCGACCGGATCACGGGCGTCATCAACGCCACCGACCTCGCGGGGGTGCCCGAGGAGGCGCGCGCCGGGGAGATCGCACGCCCGCCCCACGTCATACCCGAGTCCGCCTCGATCGAAACCGCGCTCGCCGATCTGCAGGCCGCGGGGAGGCACATCGCGATCGTGGTGAACGAATACGGGGGCGCCGCGGGGGTCCTCACGATGGAGGACATCGTCGAGGAGATCGTCGGGGAGATCGACGACGAGTACGACACCGAGGAGCCCGCCGGCTGGCGCAAGGGCGCGGACTCGATCGTCGTGGACGCGCGGATGCGGGTCGAGAGGTTCAACGCCCTCTTCCAGGACCGGATGCCGGTCGGGGTCGCGGAGACGGTGGCGGGGTTCGTGACGCACCTGTTCGGCCGGGTCCCCTCCCCCGGCGACGAGGTCGCCTACGAGAATCTGCGGTTCCGCGTCACCGAGGCGGACCGGTACCGGGTGAAGACCGTCGAGGTCCGCGGGGCGCGGGTGGCGCGCTGA
- a CDS encoding HlyC/CorC family transporter: MNRATAYYLAAILALLCCSFFFSCTETTLFSLSPFQVKKLSRTRRGPLIAWLLANPRWLLTSILVGNMFVNMLSSTLGESLLRSAFGNQGTALAILVMTFAILVMGEVTPKTIAIQLNTRLAPLVAPVIHFIGWALSPVRVAVMYASDRLGGLLAPPRSQAEYAVTEAEIKTAITIGSREGVVDTRERRMIHAVLDFSSRRVTTLMRPRREIVAFEVNRPLAEIRDEIRRSGYSRIPVYEKTLDNILGVLYAKDLLSRRGRAPEAELRGILRPATFVPETKTASSLLREFKRRKVHIALVVDEYGGVAGLVTLEDLIEQIIGEIRDKGESAAPLHEEIEPGRFRVRARMEIAEFNRLFGADLRDEGNTTIGGFLTARAGRIPPEGYRVRHGGLVFTVSAAQKSRVREIIVCREEPR, translated from the coding sequence TTGAATCGCGCCACCGCCTACTACCTCGCCGCGATCCTGGCCCTGCTCTGCTGCTCGTTCTTCTTCTCCTGCACGGAGACCACCCTCTTCTCCCTTTCCCCGTTCCAGGTGAAGAAGCTCTCGCGCACCCGGCGCGGCCCCCTCATCGCCTGGCTCCTCGCCAACCCGCGCTGGCTCCTGACCTCGATCCTCGTCGGCAACATGTTCGTCAACATGCTCTCCTCGACGCTCGGCGAGTCGCTCCTGCGCTCGGCGTTCGGCAACCAGGGGACGGCGCTGGCGATTCTGGTGATGACGTTCGCCATCCTGGTGATGGGCGAGGTCACGCCGAAGACGATCGCCATCCAGCTCAACACCCGGCTCGCCCCGCTGGTCGCTCCCGTGATCCATTTCATCGGCTGGGCCCTCAGCCCGGTCCGGGTGGCGGTCATGTACGCCTCCGACCGGCTGGGGGGGCTCCTCGCCCCGCCCCGCTCCCAGGCGGAATACGCCGTCACCGAGGCCGAGATCAAGACCGCGATCACCATCGGTTCGCGCGAGGGCGTCGTGGACACGAGGGAGCGGCGGATGATCCATGCGGTCCTCGACTTCTCCAGCCGCCGGGTCACGACGCTGATGCGCCCCCGGCGGGAGATCGTCGCCTTCGAGGTCAACCGCCCCCTCGCCGAGATCAGGGACGAGATCCGCCGGAGCGGCTACTCCCGCATCCCCGTCTACGAGAAGACGCTCGACAACATCCTCGGGGTGCTCTACGCGAAGGATCTGCTCAGCCGGCGCGGGAGGGCCCCGGAGGCCGAGCTCAGGGGGATCCTGCGCCCGGCCACCTTCGTCCCCGAGACGAAGACCGCTTCGTCGCTGCTGCGGGAGTTCAAGCGCAGGAAGGTCCATATCGCCCTCGTCGTGGACGAGTACGGCGGCGTCGCGGGGCTCGTCACGCTCGAGGATCTGATCGAGCAGATCATCGGCGAGATCCGCGACAAGGGCGAGTCGGCGGCGCCGCTCCACGAGGAGATCGAGCCGGGCCGCTTCAGGGTGCGGGCGCGGATGGAGATCGCCGAATTCAACCGGCTCTTCGGCGCCGACCTCAGGGACGAGGGGAACACCACGATCGGCGGCTTCCTCACCGCCCGCGCCGGACGGATCCCCCCCGAGGGGTACCGCGTCCGGCACGGGGGGCTCGTCTTCACCGTCTCGGCCGCGCAGAAGAGCAGGGTACGCGAGATCATCGTGTGCCGGGAGGAGCCGCGATGA
- the fba gene encoding class II fructose-1,6-bisphosphate aldolase: MPLVTTKKLFADALAGRYALGAFNVNNMEIIQGIVEAGVAERAPLILQFSAGARKYARHEYLKKLVEAALETCDLPIVLHLDHGEDFEICKACVDGGFTSVMIDGSKHPFEENIALTRKVAEYAHARGVSVEAELGKLAGVEDNISVSEKDAIFTNPDQAQEFVERSGCDSLAVAIGTSHGAYKFKGEPKLDFERLEEIQARLPGFPLVLHGASSVPQDLVEFCNRYGGRIEGSRGVPEEMIGRAAKMNVCKVNIDTDIRLAITGTIRKCFAENPANFDPRHYLGPARDAIREVVRRKILALGCGGKAA; encoded by the coding sequence ATGCCGCTGGTCACCACGAAAAAGCTTTTCGCCGACGCGCTCGCGGGGCGCTACGCGCTCGGGGCGTTCAACGTCAACAATATGGAGATCATCCAGGGGATCGTCGAGGCCGGCGTGGCCGAGCGCGCCCCGTTGATCCTCCAATTCTCCGCCGGCGCCCGGAAGTACGCCCGGCACGAGTACCTCAAGAAACTCGTCGAGGCCGCCCTCGAGACCTGCGACCTCCCGATCGTCCTGCACCTGGACCACGGGGAGGATTTCGAGATCTGCAAGGCGTGCGTGGACGGCGGGTTCACCTCCGTGATGATCGACGGGTCCAAGCACCCGTTCGAGGAGAACATCGCCCTCACCAGGAAGGTCGCGGAGTACGCCCACGCGCGCGGCGTCTCGGTCGAGGCGGAACTCGGCAAGCTCGCGGGGGTCGAGGACAACATCTCCGTGAGCGAGAAGGACGCCATCTTCACCAACCCGGACCAGGCGCAGGAGTTCGTCGAGCGGAGCGGCTGCGACTCGCTCGCGGTCGCGATCGGGACCAGCCACGGCGCCTACAAGTTCAAAGGCGAGCCGAAACTCGACTTCGAGCGGCTCGAGGAGATCCAGGCGCGCCTCCCGGGATTCCCGCTCGTGCTGCATGGCGCCTCGAGCGTGCCGCAGGATCTGGTCGAGTTCTGCAACCGCTACGGGGGCCGGATCGAGGGGTCGCGCGGCGTCCCCGAGGAGATGATCGGCCGCGCGGCGAAAATGAACGTCTGCAAGGTCAACATCGACACCGACATCCGTCTCGCCATCACCGGGACGATCCGCAAATGCTTCGCGGAGAACCCCGCGAACTTCGACCCGCGCCACTACCTCGGCCCCGCGCGGGACGCCATCAGGGAGGTGGTGCGGAGGAAGATTCTGGCGCTCGGCTGCGGCGGCAAGGCCGCCTGA